The region CCAGTCGTGTGCAGGAGGCTGTATAACTGGTTGAAGGTGTAGGTTTGTTTACACTGTGATATGTCTGGTCCAGTCGTGTTGCAGGAGGCGTATAACTGGTTGAAGGTGTAGGTTTGTTTACACTGTGATATTGTCTGGTCCAGTCGTGTTGCAGGAGGCTGTATAACTGGTTGAAGTGTAGGTATGTTTACAATGTGATATTGTCTGTCCAGTCGTGTTGCAGAGGCTGATAACTGTTGAAGGGGCTCCCTCTACAGACCAGACCagcaggcagaggaggaggatgatgatctGATGGATGAGAGTCAAGGAAAAGGCATCAGAGTCCTGGGTGTGGCCTTCGCagacagcaggtgtgtgtgtgtgtgtgtgtgtgtgtgtgtgtgtgtgtgtgtgtgtgggaggtgtgtgtgtgtgtcaaagattTGTAAGGTGTCTTCCATCCTTGTATTCTGTACCACTCAATAAACAACCACCATAAATGATTTGTGATATGTTTCAATGAGTGATAACTAAACGTTATAATTCTGTTACCATAGAGACACGCCAGTGTTCTGTTCACTGATCAACGGCGAGGGAGAGGTGGTGGACTTCCTCCGTCTGCCCTACTTCCTGAAGAGGAGGAACGCATGgaaggaggacgagagagacaaAAAGGTACAGACCAGACGGACGACAAGAATCCCTCGTCTCTCaactctcctctgcccctcctccctcgtctctcctccctcgtctctcctctgccctgcctccctcgtctctcctccctcgtctcctctcctctgccctgcctccctcgtctctcctccctcatcatcCCGTCGTATCATTCAGCCATGCATGCATTAGCAGTTATAATCAGCACCTCATCATTGATGTTGTTGTAGGAAGCGTTTTTCCATTAAGTAGCTTAGTGCTGTTGCCTCCTAAATCATTTGGCTTCAAAATACACTTTGATGTCAGCTGGCCTTTAGGCTGCTATGGGGAAAACCTTGTTGCAGATCTCAGTGCATTTGGTTTGAGGCTGTACCACATTTATATTTGAGTCATTTWgcagacactcttatccggaacgacttacaggagcaattagggttgaaGTGCCTTGCTCTTGGCCCAACGCTCATAACCGCCAGACTAGCTGTATTCTAGTGATCTGATGGTGTGTTTGGTCTCCTCAGCTCCAGGACATTGAGAACCTGAAGAAGTTCCTGACCAGTAAGAAGCCTCACGTGGTGGCTGTTGCCGGGGAGAATAGGTGAGTTACACTACTCCTCTCTACCTGTTTTTCATACCCTCCTGGAAGCAAAGCACCGGGACACCTGGCACCGGGACACCTGGCACCGGGACACCTGGCACCGGGACACCTGGCACCGGGACACCTGGCACCGGGACACCTGGCCTGTTCCTTTCAATTGGACATGTTCAGAAAGAACCTCCTCAGTTCCCTGTGCGTGTTCTGTTTGTTGCCTAGGAactaatcgtgtgtgtgtgtgtgtgtgtgtgtgtgtagggacgcCCACATGATAATGGAGGACATTAAGAGGACAGTGAGTGAGTTGGAACAGGAGTCTTCTCTGCCTGCTGTGGGAGTGGAGCTGGTAGACAACGAACTGTCCATGCTCTATATGAACAGTACCAAatctcaggtacacacacacacacacacacacaccgtacacacacacacacaccNNNNNNNNNNNNNNNNNNNNNNNNNNNNNNNNNNNNNNNNNNNNNNNNNNNNNNNNNNNNNNNNNNNNNNNNNNNNNNNNNNNNNNNNNNNNNNNNNNNNCTCCGGGTTCATCCTGAGAGTTACTCTCCGGGTTCATCCTGAGAGTTACTCTCCGGGTTCATCCTGAGAGTTACTCTCCGGGTTCATCCTGAGAGAGTGATCTTCCTTGCAATTGCTCAAATAAACTTCTTATTTCTTATAAATGAGTTCTGCCTGATTCCTCAAACAAGTTTTCCTCAACAGTGTTGTAGAACAGCTGACTAAAGACGAGGCATTCAGATCAAAAGGATGGCCGAGACCGTTTCCACGTTAATGGTGCATCTTTACAGTTAAGTGAAGGAAactttgaaacaaagtttagcaAGCAAGTGTCATAAAATACATGCACCAAAAACAGGACACACCATGTGACTTGTCAGATAAAT is a window of Salvelinus sp. IW2-2015 linkage group LG5, ASM291031v2, whole genome shotgun sequence DNA encoding:
- the LOC111963746 gene encoding transcription elongation factor SPT6-like yields the protein MDESQGKGIRVLGVAFADSRDTPVFCSLINGEGEVVDFLRLPYFLKRRNAWKEDERDKKLQDIENLKKFLTSKKPHVVAVAGENRDAHMIMEDIKRTVSELEQESSLPAVGVELVDNELSMLYMNSTKSQ